One window of Puntigrus tetrazona isolate hp1 chromosome 14, ASM1883169v1, whole genome shotgun sequence genomic DNA carries:
- the ppid gene encoding peptidyl-prolyl cis-trans isomerase D: MSNPTPVAKPGNADNPRVFFDVDIGGERVGRVVFELFADVVPKTADNFRALCTGEKGIGKSTGKPLHFKGCPFHRIIKKFMVQGGDFSNQNGTGGESIYGDKFEDENFYYKHDVEGLLSMANAGPNTNGSQFFITTVPTPHLDGKHVVFGQVLKGMGVVKMLEGMETNDDNPVKPCVIGECGEHKEGDDWGVAPNDRSGDAYPDFPEDSDVDFKDTNKVLAVAEDVKNIGNNFFKAQNWQSAIKKYSKALRYLETCGNVLDDDSAQKKLEPTALSCILNTAACKLKLKLWQEAIESCDEALELNQTNTKALFRRAQAWQGLKEFSKAMIDLKKAQEIAPDDKAIGNEMLKVKQQVKEEKEKEKKIYAKMFA, from the exons atgTCAAACCCAACTCCCGTAGCCAAGCCCGGAAACGCAGACAACCCTCGGGTGTTCTTTGACGTAGATATCGGTGGCGAAAGAG TTGGCCGTGTAGTGTTTGAGCTCTTTGCTGATGTGGTCCCTAAGACGGCGGACAATTTCCGTGCTCTTTGTACCGGAGAGAAAGGGATCGGTAAAAGCACCGGAAAACCGTTGCACTTCAAGGGCTGTCCGTTCCACCGCA TCATCAAGAAATTTATGGTCCAGGGTGGAGATTTTTCTAATCAGAATGGAACCGGAGGAGAGAGCATCTACGGGGACAAGTTTGAGGATGAAAACTTTTACTACAAG CACGACGTAGAGGGGCTGCTCAGCATGGCGAATGCCGGCCCCAACACGAACGGCTCTCAGTTCTTTATAACCACGGTTCCCACACCGCACCTGGATGGCAAACATGTCGTCTTCGGCCAGGTGCTGAAGGGAATGGGGGTGGTGAAAATGCTGGAGGGGATGGAAACAAACGACGACAATCCTGTGAAG CCTTGCGTTATTGGTGAATGTGGAGAACATAAAGAAGGTGATGACTGGGGCGTCGCACCTAATGACCGCTCAGGAGACGCATACCCAGACTTCCCTGAAGACTCTGACGTGGACTTTAAAGAT aCAAACAAAGTACTGGCTGTGGCAGAGGATGTAAAAAACATCGGGAATAACTTCTTCAAGGCTCAGAACTGGCAGTCGGCCATCAAGAAATACTCAAAAGCTCTCAG GTATCTAGAGACTTGCGGCAATGTCTTAGACGACGATAGTGCCCAAAAAAAGCTGGAACCCACAGCTCTGAGCTGCATTCTCAACACGGCCGCCTGCAAACTCAAGCTAAAACTCTGGCAGGAAGCTATCGAGAGCTGTGATGAG GCCCTGGAGCTTAACCAGACAAACACTAAAGCGTTGTTCAGGAGAGCTCAGGCCTGGCAGGGGCTTAAAGAATTCAGCAAGGCCATG ATCGATCTGAAGAAAGCACAGGAgattgcaccagatgacaaag CGATTGGAAACGAAATGCTGAAAGTTAAGCAGCAAGTcaaggaagagaaagagaaagaaaagaagatttATGCCAAAATGTTTGCGTAA
- the etfdh gene encoding electron transfer flavoprotein-ubiquinone oxidoreductase, mitochondrial, whose amino-acid sequence MFPACRYSLQARRCIHALKAVQAEHVSPQVYSTRSSSTVPRITTHYTLYPRDKDPRWEGVEMERFADEADVVIVGGGPAGLSAAIRLKQLANQHEKELRVCVVEKASQIGAHTLSGACLEPTALNDLIPDWKERGAPLNTPVTEDKFSILTEKYRIPVPILPGLPMNNHGNYLVRLGNFVRWLGEQAEELGVELYPGYAAAEVLFHEDGSVKGIATNDVGIAKDGSPKDVFERGMELHAKVTLFGEGCHGHLAKQLYKQFNLRESCEPQTYAIGLKELWVIDEKKWHPGRAEHSVGWPLNRNTYGGSFLYHLNEGEPLVALGFVVGLDYTNPYLSPFREFQRWKHHPSIMATLEGGNRIAYGARALNEGGFQSIPKLTFPGGMLIGCSPGFMNVPKIKGTHTAMKSGMLAAESAFSKITDENLQSETAGLYIPEYEETFKKSWIWKELYSVRNIRPSFHNYFGLYGGMVYTGIFYWILRGKEPWTLKHNGLDSAQLKPAKDCTPIEYPKPDGKISFDLLSSVALSGTNHEHDQPPHLTLKDDSVPVAQNLSIYDGPEQRFCPAGVYEYVPLETGDGMRLQINAQNCVHCKTCDIKDPSQNINWVVPEGSGGPAYNGM is encoded by the exons ATGTTTCCAGCCTGTAGATACTCCCTCCAAG cacGGAGGTGTATACATGCATTGAAGGCGGTTCAAGCGGAGCATGTCTCTCCTCAGGTGTACTCCACACGGAGTTCCTCCACTGTGCCACGAATCACCACACATTACACGTTGTACCCCAGAGATAAGGACCCACGATGGGAAG GGGTGGAAATGGAGCGCTTTGCTGATGAGGCAGACGTTGTCATTGTTGGTGGAGGTCCAGCCGGCCTGTCAGCAGCCATCCGGCTCAAGCAGCTGGCTAATCAGCATGAGAAGGAGCTGCGGGTTTGTGTGGTGGAGAAGGCTTCTCAGATCGGAGCGCACACATTATCTGGAGCCTGTCTAGAGCCCACCGCGCTCAATGACCTGATTCCAGACTGGAAAGAAAGAGGG GCTCCACTGAACACACCAGTTACAGAGGACAAGTTTTCCATTTTGACCGAAAAATACCGCATTCCTGTTCCAATATTACCAG GACTCCCAATGAATAACCATGGAAACTACCTAGTACGTCTGGGTAATTTTGTACGCTGGCTTGGAGAGCAGGCGGAGGAGCTGGGAGTGGAGCTCTATCCAGGCTACGCAGCGGCTGAG gtCCTGTTTCATGAGGATGGCAGCGTGAAGGGAATTGCAACCAATGATGTTGGCATTGCTAAAGATGGCTCTCCTAAG GATGTGTTTGAGAGAGGCATGGAGCTCCACGCTAAGGTCACTTTGTTTGGGGAAGGCTGTCACGGACACTTGGCCAAGCAACTCTACAAGCAGTTCAATCTCAGGGAGAGCTGTGAACCGCAGACATACGCTATCGGTCTCAAAGAG ctttGGGTTATTGATGAGAAGAAGTGGCACCCAGGACGGGCAGAGCACTCGGTTGGCTGGCCTCTAAACAGGAACACGTACGGAGGCTCCTTCCTGTACCACCTCAATGAGGGAGAACCATTGGTGGCCCTGGGATTTGTT GTAGGTTTGGACTACACTAATCCCTACCTGAGCCCGTTCAGGGAATTCCAGCGTTGGAAGCATCACCCCTCTataatggcaaccctggaggGTGGAAACAGGATAGCGTACGGAGCCAGAGCCCTCAACGAAGGAGGTTTCCAG TCAATTCCTAAACTGACGTTTCCGGGTGGCATGCTGATAGGGTGCAGTCCAGGGTTCATGAACGTGCCCAAGATCAaaggcacacacacagccaTGAAGAGTGGAATGCTAGCGGCCGAGAGTGCCTTTAGCAAAATCACAGATGAGAATCTGCAGTCAGAAACAgcag GTCTTTATATTCCTGAATAcgaagaaacttttaaaaaatcctgGATCTGGAAGGAGTTGTATTCTGTGAGGAACATCAGACCATCTTTCCATAACTATTTTGGTCTCTATGGAGGGATGGTGTACACTGGAATATTCTACTGGATTTTAAGAGGAAAGGAACCATGGACTCTAAAGCATAATG GTCTAGACTCTGCTCAGCTGAAGCCGGCTAAGGACTGTACACCCATCGAGTATCCGAAGCCCGATGGGAAGATCAGCTTTGATCTGTTGTCATCTGTAGCCTTGAGCGGGACCAATCACGAGCACGACCAGCCGCCCCATCTGACGCTGAAAGACGACAGTGTTCCCGTGGCCCAAAACCTTTCCATTTACGACGGCCCAGAGCAGAGGTTCTGTCCTGCTG GTGTATACGAGTATGTTCCTCTGGAGACAGGCGATGGCATGAGATTACAGATCAACGCACAGAACTGCGTCCACTGCAAGACCTGTGATATCAAAGACCCCAGCCAGAACATCAACTGGGTTGTGCCTGAGGGCAGTGGAGGACCAGCCTACAACGGCATGTGA
- the LOC122357517 gene encoding uncharacterized protein C4orf45 has translation MKRVRQDTTSSQADGETQSSPGQRILFTGPGCIGDYRPKLDYFPRSIGVGPLSRDATSDLSYLFRSARDAAPPLPKHCYVGGVGWGLQHSTALNNKHELDRFQSAVQDEVTPSPRQNQSRFQDKQPTCGKLAWNHSAYDTYSEEDNKQFLLNQELVKTQ, from the exons ATGAAGAGAGTACGACAGGACACTACATCTTCTCAGGCAGACGGAGAAACTCAGAGCTCGCCTGGGCAGAGAATACTGTTCACAG GTCCAGGCTGCATTGGAGATTACCGTCCCAAGCTGGACTATTTCCCGCGCAGCATTGGCGTCGGCCCGTTATCTCGAGATGCCACGAGCGACCTCAGCTACCTCTTCCGGTCTGCGAGAGACGCTGCCCCGCCGTTACCGAAACACTGCTATGTGGGAGGAGTGGGCTGGGGTCTGCAGCACTCCACTGCGCTTAACAACAAACATGAG CTTGACAGATTTCAGTCAGCTGTGCAGGATGAAGTGACTCCCAGCCCACG GCAGAATCAGTCCCGGTTTCAGGACAAACAACCTACCTGTGGGAAGCTTGCTTGGAACCACAGTGCATACGATACCTACAGCGAGGAAGACAACAAACAGTTCCTGCTTAACCAG GAACTTGTAAAGACTCAATAA